The genomic interval GGCGACGCTTAGCGTCAATCATCCGTTTGGCTCAGGCCTGGTTGCTGCAGGAACTGGCGTTGTACTTAATAATGAGATGGATGATTTCTCTGCGAGTCCCGGTGTCGAAAACAGTTATGGACTTATAGGCTCAAAGGCCAACGCAATTTCTGCTGGCAAACGTCCTTTGTCCAGTATGACACCCACCTTTGTAGAGAAAGATGACAGTGTTTTAGTAATTGGTACTCCGGGCGGCAGCAGGATCATAACAATGCTTCTAATCGCGATACTGGATTACCTTCATAACAGAGGTGGTCTCTATGATTGGGTAGCGCAGGGACGTTTTCACCATCAATACTACCCCGATGTGGTTCAGTTTGAGCTTGGGGGCCTGAGTAAAGCAGAACAGAATGAGCTATCCCAGCTTGGTTATGAACTATGGGAGATTCAGCGAAAGTACGGAAATATGATGGCAGTGCTGCGAAACAACACCACTGGCAGGGTGCAGGCTGTTAGTGATCCCCGCAGGCATGGGAGTGCTGAGGTCAGGACGGAAGGGGTTGGATCTTTAGCAGGTAATAGGTGGGCGGAATAAAGCGTTATGCCGAGACCCTGGATTCTTCGTCGTCTTCCTCTTTAGCAAGAATTTTTTCCATCTTGCGATTGATGTGTTTAATCTTGTCGCCCTGTTCAATTATGCCATCTCTGACATATTTCAATTCTGCCAGGCGGTCATCGAGGGTGTCGGTTGCCTTGTGAATACGTTTAATACTTTCAAGGCGACGCCGAAGTTGAATCTGGTGTTCTCTGATCTGTGCTTCCATCGGTGACATGATGGTCTTCAGCCAGTTGTCGGCATCTTTATTGGCTTTCTGGAAAATCTGTCTGATTCTTGATGAAACTGAATCAAAGAAGCGTTCGGTAATCACGCCCTGATCAAGCATCACAAGTGAAGTTGTTTTTACAAAGCGTTCACTGCTTTGCTCCAGACGCTTGATTTCACGCATGTATTTCCTCGTAGCATAGCCACCGGGTCTGATATTTACCAGGCCATGTTCTTCCTGAAATTTAGAATAGACACCCTGCATCAGTTCCTTGATCTCATTCGATTGTTCAGCTGCAGAGTTAAATGCTTCATACACTGAGGCGAAGAACTTCGTCATGGCCTTCTTGATGCCACGGCTGGTAAAGCTGATCTTCATATTTTTGCGGGTGTTGGCAATCGTAATCTCCATCGCTTTGGGATCAAGATATTGATACAGCGCGACAGTCTGCCGGGTGAATATGCTACGGGTAGCCTGAAAACGCTGTAGGCTGCGCTCCAGATGCTCTTTGTCTGCCTTGACTTTAAGAAGCATGTTTTCAATGACTTCAACATTTTTACTGCTGAGGCCGTCCAGTTCAGCAATGTGTTCATCGACACCAGCAAGCCGCTGATCAATGACCAGTTTGATGGACAGGTTCATCTCCGCCATATCGCGTTTTACCGTATCAGTTACGATATCTCGCTTGGCGGGGATCAACATGTCAGAAAGAGCGCCTTCTAGTTCGAGTATGCGGCTCTTGTTAAGCAGCTTGTTCTTGTTGCGAATTTTGGCCGTCAGCGCTTTTTGTGCTGAAACCGGGAAGATCATTTTCTCGTCGATATTGAGTATTTTTGCTGTTTCCTTAACCTGACGCTTTATTTCATCAGAGATTTCGTCCTGACCACGCAGGTCATCCCACAACACATCAATTTTGTTCAGAATGACGAGACGGCCTTTTGCCCTGCTTGTCAGTTCGCCCACAATTATATGGTCTCTCCAGACGGCCAGGTCAGACTTTGTAACGCCGGTGTCTGCTGCCAGGATGAACATCACACCATGAGCGCTGGCGAGCATATTAAGGGTTAGTTCAGGTTCTGCACCAAGTGCATTCAGGCCAGGTGTGTCGAGTATAACCAGACCCTTGTCCAGCAGAGGGTGTGGAAAATTGATGATGGCATGTCGCCAGCGTGGAATTTCCACTTCACCATTTTCATCAATATGTAACCCGTCCTCATGGCCTTCATCACTGGTGATATGCAGTCCGAGATTCTCGGCATGCCCCGGTTTGACGGTATTGACTTCGGTAATATGTCTAAGCACCTCGGAGATCTGCTCAGCGGAATCGATATCCAGTGGATAGTCGCTCCATTCCTCCGGCATGTTTTTATATTCCTGGATACTGGTGCCGGTAGAACGTGTATCAATTGGTAGCAGGCGAATTGATGGTTCAAAATCATGGTCGTACATTAATTCACTGGGACACATGGTCGTTCGACCAGCACTGGAGGGCAGTACTCGTTTCCCCAGGGTGGAGAAGAATATTGCGTTAATCAGCTCGGATTTACCACGCGAAAATTCGGCGACAAAGGCAATATAGAGTTTGTCATCATTCAGCGTACTAATAATCTGATTAAGGCGCTGTTCGCTGTGGGCATTGGTAAGATCTTCGGCCTTGGCGATATCACGATACTTTTTGATGACGTT from bacterium BMS3Abin11 carries:
- a CDS encoding bacterial dynamin-like protein, which translates into the protein MTKHGIIDDFEAYSEWRKQVRNVIKKYRDIAKAEDLTNAHSEQRLNQIISTLNDDKLYIAFVAEFSRGKSELINAIFFSTLGKRVLPSSAGRTTMCPSELMYDHDFEPSIRLLPIDTRSTGTSIQEYKNMPEEWSDYPLDIDSAEQISEVLRHITEVNTVKPGHAENLGLHITSDEGHEDGLHIDENGEVEIPRWRHAIINFPHPLLDKGLVILDTPGLNALGAEPELTLNMLASAHGVMFILAADTGVTKSDLAVWRDHIIVGELTSRAKGRLVILNKIDVLWDDLRGQDEISDEIKRQVKETAKILNIDEKMIFPVSAQKALTAKIRNKNKLLNKSRILELEGALSDMLIPAKRDIVTDTVKRDMAEMNLSIKLVIDQRLAGVDEHIAELDGLSSKNVEVIENMLLKVKADKEHLERSLQRFQATRSIFTRQTVALYQYLDPKAMEITIANTRKNMKISFTSRGIKKAMTKFFASVYEAFNSAAEQSNEIKELMQGVYSKFQEEHGLVNIRPGGYATRKYMREIKRLEQSSERFVKTTSLVMLDQGVITERFFDSVSSRIRQIFQKANKDADNWLKTIMSPMEAQIREHQIQLRRRLESIKRIHKATDTLDDRLAELKYVRDGIIEQGDKIKHINRKMEKILAKEEDDEESRVSA